In Negativicutes bacterium, one DNA window encodes the following:
- a CDS encoding GNAT family N-acetyltransferase, translated as MGKSIVASASAERLAIAKALMQGKDRDTIFSLPIIRGYYLHYLPDLFKLKSITAPAGFTYEWIEQDEIPSLLGFAGFDNALIYNRKHPYQTVLALLAKQEGQIVAMAGACDPWDKIRQLGITVLPTYRGLGLAAYLISGLTQEMLQRGFVPTYDVDACNLASQRVAYRVGFYPAWITDRRCDFKSYETAPLR; from the coding sequence ATGGGCAAATCCATTGTGGCATCGGCCAGCGCAGAACGGCTGGCTATCGCCAAAGCCTTGATGCAAGGCAAGGACAGAGATACAATTTTCTCTCTGCCAATCATCAGGGGATATTATCTGCACTATTTGCCCGATTTGTTCAAGTTAAAGTCAATTACAGCGCCGGCTGGTTTTACTTATGAATGGATTGAGCAGGATGAAATTCCTTCTCTGCTGGGATTTGCTGGTTTTGACAACGCTTTGATTTATAACCGGAAACACCCTTATCAAACTGTCTTGGCCTTACTGGCAAAACAAGAAGGTCAGATTGTGGCGATGGCAGGCGCTTGCGATCCATGGGATAAGATCAGGCAGCTGGGCATTACCGTATTGCCCACCTACCGGGGCTTGGGATTGGCGGCTTATCTGATCAGCGGTTTGACACAGGAAATGCTGCAGCGCGGCTTTGTACCGACCTACGATGTGGATGCCTGCAATCTCGCTTCGCAAAGAGTGGCTTATCGGGTGGGGTTTTATCCGGCGTGGATCACGGATCGGCGCTGCGATTTCAAAAGTTATGAAACTGCACCGCTCCGCTGA